From the genome of Fimbriimonadaceae bacterium, one region includes:
- a CDS encoding MFS transporter, with the protein MRLPALRHHYFRSYLTGAFVSNLGTRIQGAALAWHIFQLTGSPLMVGLLGLVRVGPLVLFTLFGGVLADQADRRKVLLATQTGMAITALALFLLSLRAEESVWPMYVVVAIYSVARAFDGPARQSLVVNLVPRTDFPNAASLNGITWRLTDVLGPMLAGVLIASGGLAGLGGISLCYALNAISFGAVLLVIYRFPSMRAQNAADRARSIWEVLDRIKDGLTFVNRTPAVRSAMWIDFWATFLSGAEALIPSFAADVLGLGAVAFGVLSAATGVGAMLAAAGLALMPTVRRQGRLVVIMIGVFGLATIAFGLSPNLWVAALSLAVGGAADMISTVMRQTIRQLATPDELRGRMTATSSLFHISGPQLGDFEAGAVATLAGVRFSIVLGGALCVGVAGLWSRATALVEYTHESEHEVGERPSETSAPTPAAVE; encoded by the coding sequence ATGCGCCTGCCCGCACTCCGCCACCACTACTTTCGCAGCTATCTGACGGGCGCGTTTGTATCCAATTTGGGGACCCGCATCCAGGGAGCCGCACTGGCGTGGCATATTTTCCAACTGACCGGAAGCCCGCTGATGGTGGGGCTGTTGGGCCTCGTCCGCGTCGGACCCCTGGTCTTGTTCACGCTCTTTGGCGGGGTGCTGGCCGACCAAGCCGATCGGCGCAAAGTGCTCCTCGCAACGCAAACCGGGATGGCGATCACCGCGCTCGCCCTGTTCTTGCTGAGCCTGCGGGCGGAGGAGTCCGTGTGGCCGATGTACGTGGTCGTGGCGATCTACTCGGTCGCGAGGGCGTTCGACGGTCCTGCGCGCCAATCGCTCGTGGTGAACCTCGTTCCCCGGACGGATTTTCCGAACGCGGCGAGCCTCAACGGCATCACGTGGCGTTTGACCGACGTGCTCGGTCCGATGTTGGCGGGTGTTCTGATCGCCTCGGGCGGCTTGGCGGGGCTGGGCGGCATCAGCTTGTGCTACGCGCTCAACGCGATCTCGTTTGGCGCTGTGCTGCTCGTGATCTACCGCTTCCCGTCGATGCGGGCGCAGAACGCCGCGGACCGCGCGCGGTCGATTTGGGAGGTCCTGGATCGCATCAAGGACGGCCTGACCTTCGTGAACCGGACTCCCGCCGTCCGCAGCGCGATGTGGATCGACTTTTGGGCGACGTTCCTGTCGGGCGCCGAGGCGTTGATCCCCTCCTTTGCCGCCGACGTTTTGGGATTGGGCGCGGTGGCGTTTGGCGTGCTGTCGGCCGCCACCGGGGTGGGAGCGATGCTTGCCGCGGCCGGTCTGGCGCTGATGCCGACGGTGCGGAGACAGGGGCGATTGGTCGTGATCATGATCGGGGTGTTTGGTCTCGCGACGATCGCGTTTGGGTTGTCCCCCAACCTTTGGGTTGCCGCCCTGAGCTTGGCGGTCGGCGGGGCCGCCGACATGATCAGCACCGTGATGCGGCAGACGATCCGGCAGCTTGCGACGCCCGACGAGTTGCGCGGCCGCATGACCGCGACCAGCAGCCTGTTCCACATCTCGGGTCCTCAACTGGGGGACTTCGAGGCCGGTGCCGTGGCGACATTGGCCGGAGTGCGGTTCTCGATCGTGCTCGGCGGCGCGCTCTGCGTCGGGGTCGCGGGACTGTGGTCGCGCGCGACGGCCCTGGTCGAGTACACGCACGAGTCGGAACACGAGGTCGGCGAACGCCCCTCCGAGACGTCGGCGCCCACGCCCGCCGCGGTGGAGTAA